The proteins below come from a single Streptomyces tubercidicus genomic window:
- the rimP gene encoding ribosome maturation factor RimP, with protein MSTTQSERLRGLLEPLIAARDLDLEEIEVTPAGKRRVLRIVVDSDEGVQLDECAALSREVSESLDDSDVMGGAPYTLEVTSPGADRPLTELRHYRRAVGRLIKAQLHEGGELVARIIAVDDAGLDLEVPGVKGRKPTARRVSFDEIAKARVELEFNRKADKHDEKTDENKEEA; from the coding sequence ATGAGCACCACCCAGAGCGAGAGGCTGCGCGGACTGCTTGAACCGCTCATCGCCGCGCGCGACCTGGATCTGGAAGAGATCGAGGTGACACCGGCAGGCAAGCGGCGGGTGCTGAGGATCGTGGTCGATTCCGACGAGGGCGTCCAGCTGGACGAGTGCGCCGCGCTGAGCCGCGAGGTCTCCGAGTCCCTGGACGACTCCGACGTGATGGGCGGCGCCCCGTACACCCTTGAGGTGACCTCGCCCGGCGCCGACCGCCCGCTGACCGAGCTGCGGCACTACCGCCGCGCCGTCGGCCGGCTCATCAAGGCCCAACTCCACGAAGGCGGGGAGCTGGTGGCCCGGATCATCGCCGTCGACGACGCCGGACTGGACCTTGAGGTGCCGGGCGTCAAGGGCCGCAAGCCGACCGCCCGCCGGGTCTCCTTCGACGAGATCGCCAAGGCGCGTGTCGAGCTGGAGTTCAACCGCAAGGCCGACAAGCACGACGAGAAGACCGACGAGAACAAGGAGGAGGCGTAG
- a CDS encoding ferritin-like domain-containing protein: MTAGRTRGSSRRDSDGGGHEELTAVQAALAAEHAAVYGYGVVGGRIAGDRRTEAQAAYDGHRARRDALRHVVRDLGGTPQAAAAAYELPFPVPDAAAAARLAAELEDRLAAVYADLVRAGGAVRRREAAAALREAAVRSVRWRGSGVAFPGLAERPADAAPTGSASAAAGAL; this comes from the coding sequence ATGACGGCCGGAAGGACGCGCGGCAGCAGCAGGCGCGACAGCGACGGCGGCGGGCACGAGGAGCTGACGGCGGTGCAGGCGGCGCTGGCCGCCGAGCATGCCGCGGTGTACGGCTACGGCGTGGTCGGCGGGCGGATCGCCGGTGACCGGCGCACGGAGGCACAGGCGGCGTACGACGGACATCGCGCACGCCGGGACGCGCTGCGCCACGTGGTGCGCGACCTGGGCGGTACCCCGCAGGCCGCGGCGGCCGCCTACGAGCTGCCCTTCCCGGTGCCGGACGCGGCGGCCGCGGCCCGGCTGGCGGCGGAGCTGGAGGACCGGCTGGCCGCCGTGTACGCGGATCTCGTACGGGCCGGCGGTGCGGTCCGGCGGCGAGAGGCGGCGGCCGCGCTGCGGGAGGCGGCGGTCCGGTCGGTGCGCTGGCGCGGCAGCGGCGTAGCCTTCCCTGGGCTCGCCGAGCGGCCCGCGGACGCCGCGCCGACCGGCTCCGCGAGCGCCGCCGCGGGCGCGCTCTGA
- the nusA gene encoding transcription termination factor NusA, which yields MDIDMSALRGLVREKEISFDLLVEAIESALLIAYHRTEGSRRRARVELDRNTGHVTVWAKENAEDLSDLPEGEEPREFDDTPSGFGRIAATTAKQVILQRLRDAEEEITFGEYAGREGDVVTGVVQQGKDPKNVLVDIGRLEAILPVQEQVPGEDYAHGTRLRSYVVRVVKGVRGPSVTLSRTHPNLVKKLFAMEVPEIADGSVEISAIAREAGHRTKIAVRSVRSGLNAKGACIGPMGGRVRAVMAELHGEKIDIVDWSDDPAELVANALSPARVSKVEVVDLAARSARVTVPDYQLSLAIGKEGQNARLAARLTGWRIDIRPDTEHAPED from the coding sequence GTGGATATCGACATGAGTGCCCTGCGGGGACTGGTGCGGGAGAAGGAGATCTCGTTCGACCTGCTGGTCGAGGCGATCGAGTCGGCCCTCCTCATTGCCTACCACCGCACCGAGGGCAGCCGCCGCCGGGCGCGGGTGGAGCTGGACCGCAACACCGGTCATGTGACGGTGTGGGCCAAGGAGAACGCCGAGGACCTGTCGGACCTGCCGGAGGGCGAGGAGCCCCGCGAGTTCGACGACACCCCCTCCGGCTTCGGGCGGATCGCGGCGACCACCGCCAAGCAGGTCATCCTGCAGCGGCTGCGGGACGCCGAGGAGGAGATCACGTTCGGTGAGTACGCCGGACGGGAGGGCGATGTCGTCACCGGCGTCGTCCAGCAGGGCAAGGACCCCAAGAACGTCCTGGTCGACATCGGCCGCCTGGAGGCCATCCTGCCGGTGCAGGAGCAGGTCCCGGGCGAGGACTACGCGCACGGCACCCGGCTGCGCTCGTACGTCGTACGGGTGGTCAAGGGCGTCCGCGGCCCGTCCGTGACGCTCTCGCGCACCCACCCCAATCTGGTGAAGAAGCTCTTCGCCATGGAGGTCCCGGAGATCGCGGACGGCTCGGTGGAGATCTCCGCCATCGCCCGCGAGGCCGGCCACCGCACCAAGATCGCCGTACGGTCGGTGCGCTCGGGCCTGAACGCCAAGGGCGCCTGCATCGGCCCGATGGGCGGCCGGGTGCGCGCCGTGATGGCCGAGCTGCACGGCGAGAAGATCGACATCGTGGACTGGTCGGACGACCCGGCCGAGCTGGTGGCGAACGCGCTGTCGCCGGCCCGGGTCAGCAAGGTCGAGGTCGTGGACCTGGCGGCGCGCTCCGCCCGGGTCACGGTGCCCGATTACCAGCTGTCACTGGCCATCGGCAAGGAAGGGCAGAACGCCCGGCTCGCCGCCCGTCTCACGGGCTGGCGGATCGACATCCGCCCGGACACCGAGCACGCGCCGGAGGACTGA
- a CDS encoding YlxR family protein, with protein MSGRTHARACPERTCLGCRERAAKGDLLRIVEIEGECVPDPRGTLPGRGAYVHPTLVCLDLAVRRRAFNRAYRARGPFDTTALRRSVERSEQPLQ; from the coding sequence GTGTCTGGCCGGACGCATGCCCGCGCATGCCCTGAGCGCACCTGTCTGGGATGCCGGGAGCGAGCGGCCAAGGGCGATTTGCTGCGCATCGTGGAGATCGAGGGTGAGTGCGTCCCCGATCCTCGCGGTACGCTGCCCGGCCGGGGTGCTTATGTGCACCCGACACTGGTCTGCCTCGACCTGGCGGTTCGCCGCCGGGCGTTCAACCGGGCCTACCGGGCCCGGGGACCGTTCGACACCACGGCCTTGCGCCGGTCCGTCGAACGTTCCGAGCAGCCCCTGCAATAA